The Calonectris borealis chromosome 13, bCalBor7.hap1.2, whole genome shotgun sequence genome contains a region encoding:
- the C13H8orf48 gene encoding uncharacterized protein C8orf48 homolog isoform X1 has translation MLESMSRLAGQNHADEQSEVADSAAIERDVMRKWIDLKNKEAGIKQDKPVIKTHAEITELLDGEPDALRSFCSIKISKMCQQLISKQANGGKSRKLQHGFTAKKPETSDLNCIVPDQLMNRIRLKNVRETVKQVTEAQIHESSVCPDCQKKEAELAKVTFLRQKKILMESALIQGKLEEQIYSRDVLTLIGEAFRSFPKPSEDPRNLWQRLKVKGRTKFGECLKSSASLEG, from the exons ATGTTGGAAAGCATGTCACGGTTGGCAGGCCAAAATCATGCAG ATGAGCAGTCTGAAGTAGCGGATTCTGCAGCTATAGAAAGAGATGTCATGAGAAAATGGATTGAtctaaaaaataaagaagctggCATTAAGCAAGACAAACCTGTCATCAAAACTCATGCTG AAATTACTGAATTATTAGATGGAGAACCGGATGCTCTCCGGTCTTTTTGCAGCATTAAGATAAGCAAGATGTGTCAGCAGCTGATCTCTAAGCAGGCAAATGGTGGCAAGTCAAGAAAGCTGCAGCATGGATTCACAGCAAAGAAACCGGAGACAAGTGACTTGAACTGCATTGTTCCTGATCAGCTAATGAACAGAATCCGCCTGAAAAATGTCAGAGAGACTGTTAAACAG GTGACAGAAGCTCAAATCCACGAATCTTCAGTGTGCCCTGACTGtcagaagaaggaagcagagctAGCCAAGGTTACCTTTCTCAGACAAAAGAAGATTCTAATGGAAAGTGCTTTAATCCAAGGGAAATTGGAAGAACAGATTTACTCCAGA GATGTGCTTACACTTATAGGAGAAGCATTCAGAAGCTTTCCCAAACCTTCAGAAGATCCCAGGAACTTATGGCAAAGGCTGAAAG
- the C13H8orf48 gene encoding uncharacterized protein C8orf48 homolog isoform X2: protein MLESMSRLAGQNHAEITELLDGEPDALRSFCSIKISKMCQQLISKQANGGKSRKLQHGFTAKKPETSDLNCIVPDQLMNRIRLKNVRETVKQVTEAQIHESSVCPDCQKKEAELAKVTFLRQKKILMESALIQGKLEEQIYSRDVLTLIGEAFRSFPKPSEDPRNLWQRLKVKGRTKFGECLKSSASLEG from the exons ATGTTGGAAAGCATGTCACGGTTGGCAGGCCAAAATCATGCAG AAATTACTGAATTATTAGATGGAGAACCGGATGCTCTCCGGTCTTTTTGCAGCATTAAGATAAGCAAGATGTGTCAGCAGCTGATCTCTAAGCAGGCAAATGGTGGCAAGTCAAGAAAGCTGCAGCATGGATTCACAGCAAAGAAACCGGAGACAAGTGACTTGAACTGCATTGTTCCTGATCAGCTAATGAACAGAATCCGCCTGAAAAATGTCAGAGAGACTGTTAAACAG GTGACAGAAGCTCAAATCCACGAATCTTCAGTGTGCCCTGACTGtcagaagaaggaagcagagctAGCCAAGGTTACCTTTCTCAGACAAAAGAAGATTCTAATGGAAAGTGCTTTAATCCAAGGGAAATTGGAAGAACAGATTTACTCCAGA GATGTGCTTACACTTATAGGAGAAGCATTCAGAAGCTTTCCCAAACCTTCAGAAGATCCCAGGAACTTATGGCAAAGGCTGAAAG